In one window of Macrotis lagotis isolate mMagLag1 chromosome 5, bilby.v1.9.chrom.fasta, whole genome shotgun sequence DNA:
- the LOC141523843 gene encoding F-box only protein 21-like, translated as MPHINTIMIIQLCILIAAFPAQYLLSQWNRADSTQNLQIIERFIGYWNDFRWSHLGLNAWTSHLKHQMVKMRNWYNEGEENIHAYFAEPTRIRSPRPKYVQFKVGMVIMHKQLGFSGVIIGWDVEARGPEEWLKQKYPPEKQYLRKSPHYRILVSKSNRIGISTAYIPEENLKVITGFEVFHPDLKIYFSKYDGAKYIMQPWLKQIYPHD; from the exons ATGCCTCATATTAATACTATTATGATTATACAACTCTGTATCCTTATAGCAGCATTTCCAGCTCAATATTTACTCTCTCAGTGGAATAGAGCAGACTCTACTCAAAATCTTCAAATAATAGAAAG GTTCATTGGCTACTGGAATGATTTTAGATGGTCACACTTGGGTCTGAATGCTTGGACCAGCCATTTAAAGCACCAGATGGTAAAGATGAG GAACTGGTATAATGAAGGTGAAGAAAATATCCATGCTTACTTTGCAG AACCAACTCGAATCCGGAGTCCAAGGCCAAAATATGTTCAATTTAAAGTGGGAATGGTGATAATGCACAAACAACTTGGCTTTTCAGGAGTAATTATTGGTTGGGATGTAGAAGCCAGAGGTCCAGAAGAATGGCTAAAACAGAAATATCCTCCTGAGAAACAG TATTTAAGAAAGTCTCCTCATTATCGAATTCTAGTCAGCAAGTCTAACAGAATTGGAATATCTACAGCCTATATTCCAGAGGAGAACCTAAAAGTTATTACAGGATTTGAG GTGTTTCATCCAGACTTGAAAATCTACTTCAGCAAGTATGATGGAGCCAAATACATTATGCAGCCATGGCTAAAACAAATCTATCCTCATGATTAA